A part of Capsicum annuum cultivar UCD-10X-F1 chromosome 6, UCD10Xv1.1, whole genome shotgun sequence genomic DNA contains:
- the LOC107873218 gene encoding probable methionine--tRNA ligase isoform X2 — protein sequence MEKVKLKQGLKIAMSISGEGNGYLQESQFWKLLKEDRPLCSIVMSTASGIVYLLACLLDPFIPFFSREISVGLDGTSNKKVKLPKNFTLLGPGPGYINKGCKNMQYTFQTSVL from the exons atggagaag GTTAAATTAAAGCAAGGCTTGAAGATTGCGATGTCCATTTCTGGAGAAGGAAATGGTTATTTGCAA GAGAGCCAATTTTGGAAACTTTTGAAGGAAGATAGACCTTTGTGTTCCATAGTGATGAGCACTGCTTCCGGCATAGTATATCTTCTTGCATGTCTTTTAGATCCATTTATACCATTCTTTTCACGAGAG ATTAGTGTTGGACTTGATGGAACATCAAACAAGAAAGTAAAACTACCCAAGAATTTCACTCTGCTTGGTCCTGGACCAGGCTACATAAACAAGGGTTGCAAAAATATGCAG TATACTTTCCAGACTTCAGTATTATGA
- the LOC107873218 gene encoding probable methionine--tRNA ligase isoform X1 encodes MEKVKLKQGLKIAMSISGEGNGYLQESQFWKLLKEDRPLCSIVMSTASGIVYLLACLLDPFIPFFSREISVGLDGTSNKKVKLPKNFTLLGPGPGYINKGCKNMQLCTSWLILILKISFLSAVELLLV; translated from the exons atggagaag GTTAAATTAAAGCAAGGCTTGAAGATTGCGATGTCCATTTCTGGAGAAGGAAATGGTTATTTGCAA GAGAGCCAATTTTGGAAACTTTTGAAGGAAGATAGACCTTTGTGTTCCATAGTGATGAGCACTGCTTCCGGCATAGTATATCTTCTTGCATGTCTTTTAGATCCATTTATACCATTCTTTTCACGAGAG ATTAGTGTTGGACTTGATGGAACATCAAACAAGAAAGTAAAACTACCCAAGAATTTCACTCTGCTTGGTCCTGGACCAGGCTACATAAACAAGGGTTGCAAAAATATGCAG CTATGCACTAGCTGGTTGATATTGATACTAAAGATATCCTTTTTATCTGCGGTGGAGCTTTTGTTGGTTTAG